Proteins from a genomic interval of Synechococcus sp. A15-28:
- the gatB gene encoding Asp-tRNA(Asn)/Glu-tRNA(Gln) amidotransferase subunit GatB has translation MVAAEPAWEAVIGLETHVQLGTDSKIFTSASTSFGDDPNTHIDPVVCGLPGTLPVLNQKVLEYAVKAAMALNLKIAEHSKFDRKQYFYPDLPKNYQISQYDEPIAEEGWIEVEVAEKGKDTYLKTIGIERLHMEEDAGKLVHAGSDRLAGSTHSLVDYNRAGVALAEIVSKPDLRTGREAAEYASEIRRIMRYLGVSDGNMQEGSLRCDVNISVRRGPDAPFGTKVEIKNMNSFSAIQKACEYEIKRQVKAIEAGETIVQETRLWDEGKQLTKSMRSKEGASDYRYFPDPDLGPIEVSAEQREGWRAELPELPAAKRHRYADDLGLSQYDARVLTDERPMADYYEAVVAAGADAKLSANWITGDIAAYVNSQRLSYSELPFRPEQLSEMVMLIDGGKISGKIAKDILPELLEKGGSPKAIVDERGLGMISDPAAIEAIVDELLVAHPDEVEAFRGGKNKLQGFFVGQLMKKTGGKADPKLANQILSRKLKGE, from the coding sequence ATGGTCGCAGCAGAGCCCGCCTGGGAAGCCGTGATTGGCCTGGAAACCCATGTGCAGCTGGGGACCGACAGCAAGATCTTCACGTCGGCATCCACCTCGTTTGGAGACGACCCCAACACCCACATCGATCCGGTGGTCTGCGGACTGCCAGGGACGCTGCCGGTGCTGAATCAAAAGGTGCTCGAGTACGCCGTCAAGGCGGCGATGGCGCTGAACCTCAAGATCGCTGAGCACAGCAAGTTCGACCGCAAACAGTATTTCTATCCGGATCTGCCCAAGAACTACCAGATCTCCCAGTACGACGAGCCCATCGCCGAGGAGGGTTGGATTGAGGTGGAGGTGGCTGAGAAAGGCAAGGACACCTACCTGAAGACCATTGGGATCGAACGCCTTCACATGGAGGAGGACGCGGGCAAGCTTGTGCACGCCGGAAGTGACCGCCTGGCAGGCTCCACCCATTCCCTTGTGGACTACAACCGCGCTGGGGTGGCTTTGGCGGAGATCGTAAGCAAGCCGGACCTGCGCACCGGCCGTGAAGCGGCCGAATACGCCTCAGAGATCCGCCGGATTATGCGGTATCTGGGTGTTTCGGATGGAAATATGCAGGAAGGCTCCCTGCGCTGTGACGTCAACATCTCCGTGCGCCGAGGGCCCGATGCTCCCTTCGGGACGAAGGTTGAGATCAAGAACATGAACTCCTTCTCCGCCATTCAGAAGGCGTGTGAGTACGAGATCAAGCGTCAGGTGAAGGCGATTGAAGCGGGCGAGACGATCGTGCAGGAAACCCGCCTCTGGGACGAGGGCAAGCAGCTCACCAAGAGCATGCGCAGCAAAGAGGGTGCCAGCGATTACCGCTATTTCCCTGATCCCGACTTAGGCCCGATTGAGGTCAGTGCTGAGCAGCGGGAGGGTTGGCGTGCCGAACTGCCGGAACTGCCAGCGGCCAAGCGCCATCGCTACGCCGATGATCTGGGTTTGTCGCAATACGACGCCCGGGTGCTGACGGACGAACGGCCCATGGCCGACTACTACGAAGCCGTGGTGGCTGCCGGTGCCGATGCCAAGCTTTCAGCCAACTGGATCACTGGGGATATCGCCGCCTACGTGAATTCCCAGCGGTTGAGCTACAGCGAGCTGCCGTTTCGGCCTGAACAGCTTTCCGAGATGGTGATGTTGATCGATGGCGGCAAGATCAGCGGCAAGATCGCCAAGGACATCCTTCCAGAACTTCTGGAGAAGGGCGGTTCACCCAAGGCCATTGTTGATGAGCGCGGGCTCGGCATGATCAGTGACCCGGCGGCCATTGAGGCGATCGTGGATGAACTGCTGGTGGCTCACCCCGATGAAGTGGAGGCATTCCGTGGCGGCAAAAACAAGCTTCAGGGCTTCTTCGTGGGTCAATTGATGAAGAAGACCGGGGGTAAGGCAGATCCCAAGTTGGCCAATCAGATTTTGAGCAGAAAACTGAAAGGGGAATGA
- a CDS encoding 2OG-Fe(II) oxygenase has product MTASRAIPDAWSDWLRHNRDRGCARDGLVDRAMAQGFDREAIEAVLDQGTSQETAPVQLADSKPSLQSVNWLGWFEAPITRPDHQPRAWRLDTPLAQIYELPHLLDRDECEEVIEVINSSLKPSTVTRGSSDYRTSRTCHLRQNHPALAARLDQRFAELLGVDPRLSEPIQGQRYDPGEYFKEHTDWFSPGTKEFTKHTTSGGQRTWTLMVYLNAVERGGETCFKRLGRCFTPVPGLALAWNNLQADGTPNPFTLHEAIPVEKGSKWVITKWFREKPGRNG; this is encoded by the coding sequence ATGACAGCCAGTCGGGCCATTCCGGACGCCTGGAGTGACTGGCTTCGGCACAACCGTGATCGCGGTTGTGCGCGGGATGGCCTGGTGGACCGGGCGATGGCGCAGGGCTTCGATCGCGAGGCGATCGAGGCTGTTCTCGATCAGGGAACATCACAAGAGACTGCTCCCGTGCAGTTGGCTGACAGCAAACCATCGCTGCAATCGGTGAACTGGCTTGGCTGGTTTGAGGCTCCGATTACACGCCCGGATCACCAGCCGAGAGCCTGGCGTTTGGATACTCCGCTGGCCCAGATTTATGAGTTGCCGCACCTGCTTGACCGGGACGAGTGCGAGGAAGTGATTGAGGTAATCAACAGTTCTTTAAAACCGTCCACGGTCACCCGAGGCAGCAGTGACTACCGCACCAGTCGAACCTGCCATCTGCGCCAGAACCACCCAGCCCTGGCGGCGCGATTGGATCAACGATTTGCCGAACTGTTGGGTGTTGATCCGCGGTTGTCTGAACCCATTCAGGGGCAGCGGTATGACCCTGGTGAGTACTTCAAGGAGCACACCGATTGGTTTTCCCCCGGCACCAAGGAATTCACCAAACACACCACGAGTGGTGGGCAACGCACCTGGACGTTGATGGTGTATCTGAACGCTGTGGAACGCGGTGGTGAGACCTGCTTCAAGCGCCTTGGGCGCTGTTTCACGCCAGTGCCTGGCCTTGCGTTGGCTTGGAACAATCTGCAGGCCGATGGCACGCCCAATCCCTTCACCTTGCATGAAGCCATACCGGTCGAGAAGGGCAGTAAATGGGTGATCACCAAGTGGTTCCGGGAGAAACCGGGTCGCAACGGTTGA
- the argJ gene encoding bifunctional glutamate N-acetyltransferase/amino-acid acetyltransferase ArgJ, with amino-acid sequence MVQVSLGCAMHSPWQMVTGGVTAPQGFQASGVAVGLKPSGKPDLALLVAPEPAVCAGSFTTSVVRAACVDLCAERLAAKGGVARAVLINSGQANACTGDRGLIDSQRATQALADLLGLDAEGVLICSTGVIGVPIPMPTLLAGLDPLVETMSAQAGAAAANAILTTDLVDKQVALEANLGERKVRIGGMAKGSGMIHPDMATMLGFFSCDAGVEPSLWNAMVSRAVQRSFNAITVDGDTSTNDTVLAFAAGAPLDSAHHAALEQGLIEAMQHLAKAIARDGEGATCLIEVQVEGAPDAPAARRVARTIAGSSLVKTAVHGRDPNWGRIVAAAGRSGVAFDPDAVALWIGPHQLMQSGQPLSFDREAASAVLRQETVVIRIHLGAGPGQGCAWGCDLSDQYVRINADYTT; translated from the coding sequence ATGGTTCAAGTTTCCCTCGGCTGTGCCATGCATTCCCCCTGGCAGATGGTCACCGGAGGTGTCACCGCTCCCCAGGGCTTTCAGGCATCGGGTGTCGCGGTGGGTTTGAAGCCCTCCGGCAAGCCGGACCTCGCCCTGCTGGTGGCGCCCGAACCAGCGGTCTGTGCCGGCAGCTTCACCACCTCCGTCGTGCGGGCGGCCTGTGTGGATCTCTGCGCTGAACGTCTGGCCGCCAAGGGGGGAGTGGCAAGAGCGGTTCTGATCAATTCCGGGCAGGCCAATGCCTGCACTGGTGACCGCGGTCTGATCGACAGTCAGCGCGCCACCCAGGCCCTCGCCGATCTCCTGGGGCTTGATGCCGAGGGGGTGTTGATCTGCTCGACCGGTGTGATCGGCGTGCCGATCCCGATGCCGACACTGCTGGCGGGGCTCGATCCCTTGGTGGAGACGATGTCAGCGCAAGCTGGCGCGGCGGCTGCCAACGCCATCCTCACCACCGATCTGGTGGACAAACAGGTGGCGTTGGAAGCCAACCTTGGCGAGCGGAAGGTGCGTATTGGCGGGATGGCCAAGGGGTCGGGAATGATCCATCCGGACATGGCGACCATGCTGGGTTTCTTCAGCTGCGATGCCGGTGTTGAACCGTCGCTGTGGAACGCCATGGTGAGCCGGGCGGTGCAGCGCTCCTTCAACGCCATCACCGTTGATGGCGACACCAGCACCAACGACACTGTGCTGGCTTTTGCGGCTGGTGCACCGCTGGATTCGGCCCACCATGCGGCTCTGGAGCAGGGGCTGATCGAAGCGATGCAGCACTTGGCCAAGGCCATTGCCCGGGATGGCGAGGGGGCCACCTGTCTGATAGAGGTGCAAGTGGAGGGCGCTCCGGATGCACCAGCAGCGCGGCGCGTGGCCCGCACCATCGCCGGCTCCTCCTTGGTGAAAACGGCTGTCCATGGGCGGGATCCCAATTGGGGCCGGATCGTTGCGGCCGCTGGCCGGTCGGGTGTCGCCTTTGATCCGGACGCCGTCGCTCTCTGGATCGGCCCGCATCAATTGATGCAATCCGGTCAGCCCCTCTCCTTCGATCGGGAGGCCGCCAGTGCCGTGTTGCGGCAAGAAACGGTGGTGATCCGGATCCACCTGGGCGCTGGCCCCGGCCAGGGGTGTGCCTGGGGCTGTGACCTGTCTGATCAATACGTGCGTATCAACGCCGACTACACCACTTGA
- the coaE gene encoding dephospho-CoA kinase (Dephospho-CoA kinase (CoaE) performs the final step in coenzyme A biosynthesis.), with translation MQRRIGLTGGIASGKSSVGRLLEARGWPVLDADQYARDALSPNTPASEAVMERFGSAVGTAAHLNRKALGRIVFNDSVERRWLEALIHPVVRDRFQQELERRSHEPVVVLMIPLLFEAGLESLCSEIWLVNCTPEQQLARMMQRDGLTEEEAQARLLAQWPLARKRNLADQVIENSGALDALVAAVNRCDPVSPGTTW, from the coding sequence ATGCAGCGCCGCATCGGCCTCACCGGTGGCATTGCCAGTGGAAAAAGCAGCGTCGGCCGTTTGCTCGAAGCACGGGGCTGGCCCGTGCTCGATGCCGATCAATACGCTCGCGACGCCTTGTCTCCGAACACGCCTGCATCAGAGGCGGTGATGGAGCGTTTCGGTTCAGCGGTGGGGACTGCCGCCCATCTGAACCGCAAAGCCCTCGGACGAATCGTGTTCAACGATTCCGTCGAACGCCGTTGGCTCGAGGCCTTGATTCATCCCGTCGTGCGGGACCGGTTTCAGCAGGAGCTGGAGCGGCGCAGCCATGAACCGGTGGTGGTGCTGATGATCCCTTTACTGTTCGAAGCAGGGTTGGAGTCTCTGTGCAGCGAAATCTGGCTCGTGAACTGCACACCCGAACAGCAACTGGCGCGGATGATGCAACGGGACGGGCTGACCGAGGAAGAAGCACAGGCACGACTGCTGGCGCAGTGGCCCCTTGCCCGTAAGCGGAACCTCGCAGACCAGGTCATTGAGAACAGCGGCGCACTCGATGCGCTGGTGGCAGCGGTCAACCGTTGCGACCCGGTTTCTCCCGGAACCACTTGGTGA
- a CDS encoding FAD-dependent oxidoreductase, which translates to MSQTERTPTLILGGGLMGLAIAHQLARRGMAVRVISRKRREAAGFVAAGMLAPHAEGLSGALLQLGQTSLELIPRWVGQIEVDSGLSCGLRACGIVVPFRSDGERTQYPTARYGLELNRVELEQELPGIGPSWSSGLLFEQDGQIDNRRQLMRALERACVSLGVQFLEGSHVKDIQRDTFGALSGVVMKSAEGDECLLACQQAVLACGAWSHQLIPELNVFPVKGQMLSLQGPRETLKRVIFGPGTYMVPREDGLVVVGATSERHAGFEEGLTPDGQKQLQAGLESLLPAAAGWPPMERWWGFRPCTPDEAPLLGESPIPRLWLACGHHRNGVLLAAITAQITAEALSGINTRQDCLDEFRWDRFTKAHP; encoded by the coding sequence ATGAGTCAGACCGAGCGAACGCCGACCCTCATCCTTGGTGGCGGCTTGATGGGGTTGGCCATTGCCCACCAGCTGGCACGGCGTGGAATGGCTGTCCGCGTGATCAGCCGCAAACGACGTGAAGCAGCGGGATTTGTGGCTGCCGGGATGCTTGCCCCCCATGCCGAGGGCCTATCGGGCGCTCTGTTGCAACTGGGGCAAACCAGTCTGGAACTCATCCCCCGTTGGGTGGGACAGATCGAAGTGGACAGCGGTCTGAGCTGCGGGCTCAGGGCCTGCGGGATCGTCGTTCCTTTTCGGAGCGACGGGGAACGAACGCAATACCCCACAGCCAGATATGGGCTGGAACTCAATCGCGTCGAACTCGAGCAAGAACTCCCGGGTATCGGCCCGAGTTGGTCCAGCGGTCTGTTGTTCGAGCAAGACGGCCAGATCGACAACCGCAGGCAGCTCATGCGCGCACTCGAACGCGCCTGCGTCTCCCTGGGAGTTCAATTTCTAGAGGGCAGCCATGTCAAGGACATCCAAAGGGACACCTTTGGAGCTCTCAGTGGCGTCGTGATGAAAAGCGCCGAAGGTGATGAATGCCTTCTGGCATGTCAGCAAGCTGTATTGGCCTGTGGTGCCTGGAGCCATCAACTCATTCCGGAACTCAACGTCTTTCCGGTCAAAGGACAAATGCTGTCCTTGCAAGGGCCAAGGGAAACACTCAAGCGGGTGATCTTCGGGCCAGGAACCTACATGGTTCCTCGGGAAGACGGTTTGGTGGTTGTGGGCGCAACCAGCGAACGACACGCCGGTTTCGAGGAAGGCCTCACCCCTGATGGACAGAAACAGCTGCAAGCAGGGTTGGAGTCGCTTTTACCTGCAGCAGCAGGTTGGCCTCCGATGGAACGGTGGTGGGGATTTAGGCCTTGCACTCCTGATGAAGCACCTCTTCTGGGCGAGAGTCCCATCCCAAGGCTTTGGCTGGCCTGCGGTCATCACCGCAATGGAGTCCTGCTGGCCGCAATCACGGCTCAGATCACTGCAGAGGCACTGAGCGGGATCAACACCAGACAGGACTGTCTTGATGAATTTCGCTGGGATCGCTTCACCAAGGCGCACCCATGA